The proteins below come from a single Benincasa hispida cultivar B227 chromosome 4, ASM972705v1, whole genome shotgun sequence genomic window:
- the LOC120075648 gene encoding pentatricopeptide repeat-containing protein At5g24830 isoform X1, with protein MMFTGLAIDSPPSQIFVLGFLNEALSSLKRDISRMFAVFYGRPNIDAAARSKEDEDSLHPALKTLMTTVGDHCDLRSSDCFSEKRNFDGEGDPRAVFNVLDALLKGSLDRLQAMRENICLAKSGLQKCFFETIQQPDYTVMVRDLCLKGKLGAALLLRRKLIKEGFVVDLLTHNYLLNGLCINCDMEMADSLFREMLERGPSPSCATYNIIIKGFCLHMNMDRALDLFYTMANSGIRPSRITYNILLHALCKRGILEDARKLLEDILGNDIKTTDDAITSTILMDGCFKGGDMIQAIALWDEMVEKKTEIDVVAFNVLIHGLCLNQDKKTALGYVVDMLKRGFIPDIFTYNTLISYLCKDGQFGEAYYIQDVMSRMGVSPDQISYKMIIQGLCMNGDAIKANEFLHSMLEKSMVPEPHIWNLIIDCYGRYGYLSNATSIRDQMLAAGVQPNVFTYNALIHAQVKRGNIFSAYSLKKDMLLLGLFPDVVTYNLLINGAYKCGQSRFALQLYDEMLRKGYEPNKITYTELIRGHCMCGDMKEAEDLFFELHRSGLPMDIVPFKVIFEKYHKIGEPDMAMKFYQRWLTMMA; from the exons ATGATGTTCACGGGA TTAGCAATTGATTCGCCACCATCCCAAATTTTTGTGCTTGGATTTCTGAACGAAGCCCTTAGCTCCCTCAAGCGTGATATTTCTCGGATGTTCGCCGTCTTTTACGGCCGACCTAACATCGATGCAGCGGCGAG GTCGAAGGAGGACGAGGATTCATTACATCCTGCTCTTAAAACTTTAATGACAACTGTCGGTGACCATTGCGATTTGAGATCTTCGGATTGCTTTTCAGAAAAGCGTAATTTTGATGGCGAAGGAGATCCGCGGGCTGTTTTCAACGTATTGGACGCTCTGCTCAAGGGTAGTCTGGACCGTTTGCAAGCTATGAG GGAAAACATATGTTTGGCGAAGTCAGGTCTTCAGAAATGTTTTTTCGAGACCATTCAGCAACCTGACTACACAGTCATGGTTAGAGATTTGTGTTTAAAAGGAAAGTTAGGAGCAGCTCTTTTGCTTCGGAGAAAGTTGATAAAAGAaggttttgttgttgatttacTCACACATAATTATCTTCTTAATGGACTGTGTATAAACTGTGATATGGAGATGGCAGATTCTCTTTTTAGGGAAATGCTAGAAAGGGGTCCTTCTCCCAGTTGTGCTACATACAACATTATTATTAAGGGTTTCTGCCTTCATATGAATATGGATAGAGCTCTTGACCTATTTTATACCATGGCTAATAGTGGTATTAGGCCAAGTAGAATTACCTATAACATACTCTTACATGCATTGTGCAAGAGAGGCATCTTGGAGGATGCTAGGAAGCTTCTTGAAGATATCCTAGGTAATGATATTAAAACAACAGATGATGCAATCACATCAACTATACTGATGGATGGTTGTTTTAAAGGTGGAGATATGATTCAGGCTATTGCTTTATGGGATGAGATGGTTGAAAAGAAGACGGAGATTGATGTTGTTGCGTTCAATGTCCTTATTCACGGGCTTTGTTTGAATCAAGACAAGAAAACTGCGCTTGGCTATGTTGTCGATATGCTTAAGAGGGGTTTTATTCCTGACATCTTTACATACAACACTCTAATCAGTTATCTTTGTAAAGACGGCCAATTTGGTGAGGCTTACTATATCCAAGACGTCATGTCAAGAATGGGTGTTTCTCCGGATCAAATTTCATAcaaaatgattattcaaggtctATGCATGAATGGAGATGCTATCAAAGCCAATGAGTTTCTTCACTCAATgttagaaaaatcaatggtgccTGAGCCCCATATTTGGAACCTGATAATTGATTGTTATGGAAGGTATGGATATCTGAGCAATGCAACATCCATCAGGGATCAGATGTTGGCCGCCGGCGTGCAACCAAATGTATTTACTTACAATGCATTGATTCATGCACAAGTTAAAAGGGGGAACATATTTAGTGCATATTCTCTGAAAAAGGATATGCTTTTGTTAGGTCTTTTTCCAGATGTTGTTACTTACAATTTATTGATAAATGGTGCTTATAAGTGTGGACAAAGTCGTTTTGCCCTTCAATTATATGATGAAATGCTGAGGAAGGGATATGAACCCAATAAGATAACATACACAGAACTAATAAGAGGTCACTGTATGTGTGGTGACATGAAGGAGGCAGAAGATCTATTTTTCGAGTTACATAGATCTGGGTTGCCAATGGATATTGTTccatttaaagttatttttgaaaagtaccataaaataggaGAGCCTGACATGGCAATGAAATTTTATCAAAGGTGGTTGACAATGATGGCTTGA
- the LOC120075648 gene encoding pentatricopeptide repeat-containing protein At5g24830 isoform X2, protein MTTVGDHCDLRSSDCFSEKRNFDGEGDPRAVFNVLDALLKGSLDRLQAMRENICLAKSGLQKCFFETIQQPDYTVMVRDLCLKGKLGAALLLRRKLIKEGFVVDLLTHNYLLNGLCINCDMEMADSLFREMLERGPSPSCATYNIIIKGFCLHMNMDRALDLFYTMANSGIRPSRITYNILLHALCKRGILEDARKLLEDILGNDIKTTDDAITSTILMDGCFKGGDMIQAIALWDEMVEKKTEIDVVAFNVLIHGLCLNQDKKTALGYVVDMLKRGFIPDIFTYNTLISYLCKDGQFGEAYYIQDVMSRMGVSPDQISYKMIIQGLCMNGDAIKANEFLHSMLEKSMVPEPHIWNLIIDCYGRYGYLSNATSIRDQMLAAGVQPNVFTYNALIHAQVKRGNIFSAYSLKKDMLLLGLFPDVVTYNLLINGAYKCGQSRFALQLYDEMLRKGYEPNKITYTELIRGHCMCGDMKEAEDLFFELHRSGLPMDIVPFKVIFEKYHKIGEPDMAMKFYQRWLTMMA, encoded by the exons ATGACAACTGTCGGTGACCATTGCGATTTGAGATCTTCGGATTGCTTTTCAGAAAAGCGTAATTTTGATGGCGAAGGAGATCCGCGGGCTGTTTTCAACGTATTGGACGCTCTGCTCAAGGGTAGTCTGGACCGTTTGCAAGCTATGAG GGAAAACATATGTTTGGCGAAGTCAGGTCTTCAGAAATGTTTTTTCGAGACCATTCAGCAACCTGACTACACAGTCATGGTTAGAGATTTGTGTTTAAAAGGAAAGTTAGGAGCAGCTCTTTTGCTTCGGAGAAAGTTGATAAAAGAaggttttgttgttgatttacTCACACATAATTATCTTCTTAATGGACTGTGTATAAACTGTGATATGGAGATGGCAGATTCTCTTTTTAGGGAAATGCTAGAAAGGGGTCCTTCTCCCAGTTGTGCTACATACAACATTATTATTAAGGGTTTCTGCCTTCATATGAATATGGATAGAGCTCTTGACCTATTTTATACCATGGCTAATAGTGGTATTAGGCCAAGTAGAATTACCTATAACATACTCTTACATGCATTGTGCAAGAGAGGCATCTTGGAGGATGCTAGGAAGCTTCTTGAAGATATCCTAGGTAATGATATTAAAACAACAGATGATGCAATCACATCAACTATACTGATGGATGGTTGTTTTAAAGGTGGAGATATGATTCAGGCTATTGCTTTATGGGATGAGATGGTTGAAAAGAAGACGGAGATTGATGTTGTTGCGTTCAATGTCCTTATTCACGGGCTTTGTTTGAATCAAGACAAGAAAACTGCGCTTGGCTATGTTGTCGATATGCTTAAGAGGGGTTTTATTCCTGACATCTTTACATACAACACTCTAATCAGTTATCTTTGTAAAGACGGCCAATTTGGTGAGGCTTACTATATCCAAGACGTCATGTCAAGAATGGGTGTTTCTCCGGATCAAATTTCATAcaaaatgattattcaaggtctATGCATGAATGGAGATGCTATCAAAGCCAATGAGTTTCTTCACTCAATgttagaaaaatcaatggtgccTGAGCCCCATATTTGGAACCTGATAATTGATTGTTATGGAAGGTATGGATATCTGAGCAATGCAACATCCATCAGGGATCAGATGTTGGCCGCCGGCGTGCAACCAAATGTATTTACTTACAATGCATTGATTCATGCACAAGTTAAAAGGGGGAACATATTTAGTGCATATTCTCTGAAAAAGGATATGCTTTTGTTAGGTCTTTTTCCAGATGTTGTTACTTACAATTTATTGATAAATGGTGCTTATAAGTGTGGACAAAGTCGTTTTGCCCTTCAATTATATGATGAAATGCTGAGGAAGGGATATGAACCCAATAAGATAACATACACAGAACTAATAAGAGGTCACTGTATGTGTGGTGACATGAAGGAGGCAGAAGATCTATTTTTCGAGTTACATAGATCTGGGTTGCCAATGGATATTGTTccatttaaagttatttttgaaaagtaccataaaataggaGAGCCTGACATGGCAATGAAATTTTATCAAAGGTGGTTGACAATGATGGCTTGA